A stretch of the Desulfobacterales bacterium genome encodes the following:
- a CDS encoding PilZ domain-containing protein yields MDKEDIKNRKNTRFESLNLVSYDLIDNKGKLIGHSVGRTLNISKGGILLEAEAELSAYPLISLTLSLEEDLVTVKGEIVYSKQASELGKFENGIKFLKASEQDYRALVEFIGKVEEHTLNTIESLRTKRRELNNVVLALSKEHKIIVDYVIGYKKIMEQQNAELPSKLDMLFSFMERDVINHFDFEEKVLFSAAIIGKYVEEIQIIIPKLREEHIFFLAEVKYLLKQVKLFGIFNEADMEKFKNRVNLFFENLKRHSRDEIEKVFSFIDANKKNKDTAKKLLEKYHSNK; encoded by the coding sequence ATGGATAAAGAAGATATTAAAAATAGAAAGAATACACGATTTGAATCTTTGAATCTTGTATCTTATGATTTGATTGATAATAAAGGGAAACTAATTGGACATAGCGTAGGACGGACGCTGAATATAAGTAAAGGTGGTATTCTTTTAGAAGCTGAAGCTGAATTGTCAGCTTATCCTTTAATTTCGCTTACTCTTAGTTTAGAAGAAGATTTAGTTACAGTAAAAGGAGAAATTGTATATTCAAAGCAGGCTAGTGAGTTAGGAAAGTTTGAAAATGGAATAAAATTTTTAAAAGCAAGTGAACAAGATTATCGAGCTTTAGTTGAATTTATTGGGAAAGTCGAAGAGCATACTTTAAATACAATAGAGAGCTTAAGGACTAAAAGGAGAGAACTCAATAATGTAGTATTGGCTCTTTCTAAAGAGCATAAAATCATTGTTGATTATGTTATAGGCTATAAAAAGATAATGGAACAGCAAAATGCTGAATTACCTTCTAAGCTTGATATGCTTTTTAGCTTTATGGAAAGAGATGTAATCAATCATTTTGATTTTGAAGAAAAAGTCCTATTCTCAGCGGCTATTATTGGGAAGTATGTAGAAGAAATCCAAATAATAATACCTAAACTCAGAGAGGAGCATATATTTTTTTTGGCAGAGGTGAAGTATCTTTTGAAACAAGTTAAACTTTTTGGAATTTTTAATGAAGCAGATATGGAGAAGTTTAAAAATAGAGTAAATCTCTTTTTTGAGAACTTAAAACGTCATTCCAGAGATGAAATAGAAAAAGTTTTTTCTTTTATAGATGCTAATAAAAAAAATAAAGATACGGCTAAAAAATTACTTGAGAAATATCATAGTAATAAATAG
- a CDS encoding MFS transporter, producing the protein MLSNRILLSTHYFLYFGIMGVTLPYFNLYCYKLGFSGYEIGLLSAVKTMVSVVFGLFWGGIADFLGIRKQLYIFCSFMGLLLFFFYLFVTDFKLVLLISVVYTMFYAPVIAFLEAFTMDCLDNKKVYGKIRLWGSISFIIISIIIGKLIDLYSVKIILFAVLIGSLLQSLFSFSVPYVSHAKMENESKKLDWLLKPKLLIFLFCAFLMLVSHSTYYGYYSIYLENIGFDKTFIGITWAVAVMSEIIVMMKSDYIFKKFSLEIVLIFSFIAASARWVIIGFSDNFLFLIIAQVFHAFTYGSFHMASIIYIDRESSKNAKTIGQVINNGVTYGFGMMIGFLINGFFYEYVKISNLFFLSSFLAFIAFIVFGVSYIFFRDKKFIKNT; encoded by the coding sequence ATGCTTTCAAATAGAATTCTTTTAAGTACCCATTATTTTTTATACTTTGGAATTATGGGTGTGACCTTACCATATTTTAATTTGTATTGCTATAAACTTGGTTTTTCTGGATATGAGATTGGCCTTCTTTCAGCAGTTAAAACAATGGTATCGGTAGTTTTTGGTCTTTTTTGGGGAGGGATTGCTGATTTTCTTGGAATAAGAAAACAGTTATATATTTTTTGTAGTTTTATGGGATTATTATTATTCTTTTTTTATTTATTTGTGACTGATTTTAAACTAGTTCTTTTGATAAGTGTTGTTTATACAATGTTTTATGCTCCAGTGATAGCTTTTCTTGAAGCATTTACTATGGACTGTTTAGACAATAAAAAGGTATATGGAAAAATACGATTATGGGGTTCAATAAGTTTTATAATAATCTCAATTATTATTGGAAAATTAATTGACTTATATTCTGTAAAAATAATACTGTTTGCAGTATTAATAGGGTCACTGCTACAGTCGTTATTTTCTTTTAGTGTTCCATATGTTTCGCATGCAAAAATGGAAAATGAGAGCAAAAAACTCGATTGGCTTTTAAAGCCAAAGTTATTAATATTTTTATTTTGTGCTTTTTTAATGTTAGTAAGTCACAGCACGTATTATGGATATTATTCGATATATTTAGAAAATATTGGGTTTGATAAAACGTTTATAGGTATAACTTGGGCGGTAGCTGTAATGTCAGAGATAATTGTAATGATGAAATCTGATTATATATTTAAAAAATTTTCTTTAGAAATAGTCCTTATCTTTTCATTTATTGCTGCATCTGCTAGGTGGGTTATTATAGGCTTTTCAGATAATTTTTTATTCCTTATAATCGCTCAAGTTTTTCATGCCTTTACTTATGGCAGCTTTCATATGGCGAGCATTATATATATTGATAGGGAAAGCTCCAAAAATGCTAAAACTATTGGGCAAGTTATAAATAATGGTGTAACATATGGTTTTGGAATGATGATAGGTTTTTTAATAAATGGATTTTTTTATGAATATGTAAAAATTTCTAATTTATTTTTTTTAAGTAGTTTCCTTGCATTTATTGCTTTTATTGTTTTTGGAGTTAGTTATATTTTTTTTAGGGATAAAAAATTTATAAAAAACACTTGA
- the rdgC gene encoding recombination-associated protein RdgC: protein MSILSSSVSITRYRVDGQIEESVVDVVEEGLRKNSITHGEEEPSDKIVGWTTFEKPFSPNFDRSSFVIGSYFIFSLRIDKKTIPSKIFKKEYSIEVAKQLEESGREFLARNEKKAIREQVTNVLSLRIPSTPYIYDVLWIYEESLLWFFSTQQSANEELETLFLKSFKLHLIKLFPYTIADRIVSLSDTEKDKLSKLSPIKLVE, encoded by the coding sequence ATGAGTATTTTATCTTCGAGTGTTTCAATTACCCGATACAGAGTTGATGGGCAGATTGAAGAATCAGTTGTTGATGTCGTTGAAGAAGGATTAAGGAAGAATTCTATAACCCATGGAGAAGAAGAGCCTTCTGATAAGATAGTTGGATGGACGACTTTTGAAAAGCCTTTTAGTCCTAATTTTGATAGGTCGTCTTTTGTTATAGGTTCTTATTTTATTTTTTCTCTAAGAATTGACAAAAAGACCATACCATCAAAAATTTTTAAAAAGGAATATTCAATTGAAGTTGCTAAACAACTTGAAGAAAGTGGCAGGGAATTTTTGGCGCGGAATGAAAAAAAAGCTATACGAGAGCAAGTTACAAATGTTTTAAGCCTAAGAATACCCTCTACACCTTATATTTATGATGTTTTATGGATTTATGAAGAGTCGCTTCTATGGTTTTTTTCAACGCAGCAATCTGCTAATGAAGAACTTGAAACTCTTTTTTTAAAGTCATTTAAACTGCATCTTATAAAACTTTTTCCTTATACTATTGCAGACAGGATAGTAAGCCTTTCAGACACTGAAAAGGATAAACTTTCGAAACTTTCTCCAATAAAGTTAGTGGAGTGA
- the ftsE gene encoding cell division ATP-binding protein FtsE, whose translation MLNLNNKTAIIRMFHVYKRYRAKNALSDVSLDIARNEMIFITGPSGAGKTTLMKLMYLGEKASEGQILIDGINLDRILHRKVPFLRRKFGIIFQDFKLITNKTVFENISLVLEASGQKRSFISKKVNSVLRIVGMEGRGSAYPISLSGGEQQKVAVARAIVGDPKIILADEPTASLDSKSADVILELLKKFHAQGGTIIIATHDNNLIQNANNRVINLENGKIKKN comes from the coding sequence ATGTTGAATTTAAATAATAAAACTGCAATAATCAGAATGTTTCATGTTTATAAGCGTTATAGAGCTAAAAATGCTTTATCTGATGTTTCCCTAGATATTGCAAGAAATGAAATGATTTTTATCACAGGCCCAAGCGGAGCAGGCAAGACAACCTTGATGAAACTTATGTATCTCGGAGAAAAAGCATCGGAAGGACAAATACTTATTGATGGGATTAATTTAGATAGAATTCTACATAGAAAAGTTCCTTTTTTAAGAAGAAAGTTTGGTATTATTTTTCAAGATTTTAAGCTTATTACAAATAAAACTGTTTTTGAAAACATATCGCTTGTGCTTGAAGCTTCGGGTCAGAAACGAAGCTTTATATCAAAAAAAGTAAATAGTGTATTAAGGATTGTGGGTATGGAGGGAAGGGGTTCGGCTTATCCGATTAGCTTATCAGGAGGGGAACAACAAAAAGTAGCTGTAGCGCGAGCTATTGTTGGTGATCCTAAAATAATTCTTGCCGATGAGCCTACGGCTAGCCTTGATTCTAAATCAGCAGATGTAATCCTTGAGCTTTTAAAAAAATTTCATGCTCAAGGAGGAACAATTATCATTGCGACTCATGATAATAATCTTATTCAGAATGCTAATAACAGGGTAATTAATCTTGAAAATGGCAAGATAAAAAAGAATTGA
- a CDS encoding ABC transporter permease, translating to MSLSVLIVSAFLLFFINGSDILKSWKENIRIFAYLKNDVDLSQIPLVSSNILLFENVSNVKFIPKDEALIRLKKQIKESAMLDDLKENPLPNCFEVYLSISNIASWEDLENIASKIESLSEIDDVEYGQRWVQRFMNVFNLFKFSCLAIIGLLFLASVFIVANTIRLVFYSRKIEIEIMRVVGASESFIKAPFYVQGIINGTLGGILGIGILLVSYYSISSNIAEDLSLWGVNIRFIPIDIILKIILSSTLVGVLGCYLSLKQFSDDALS from the coding sequence ATGTCTCTTTCTGTCCTTATAGTGAGCGCATTCCTTTTATTTTTTATTAATGGATCTGACATTTTAAAATCGTGGAAAGAAAATATAAGAATCTTCGCATATCTAAAAAATGATGTAGATCTTTCACAAATTCCTCTAGTTTCATCAAATATTTTGTTATTTGAAAATGTAAGTAACGTGAAATTTATCCCGAAGGATGAAGCTTTAATTCGGCTAAAAAAGCAGATAAAAGAATCGGCTATGCTGGACGACTTAAAGGAAAATCCTTTGCCAAACTGCTTTGAAGTATATTTATCCATATCGAATATAGCTTCATGGGAAGATTTAGAAAATATAGCATCTAAAATAGAAAGTTTATCCGAAATAGATGATGTTGAATATGGTCAGAGATGGGTTCAAAGATTTATGAATGTTTTTAATCTTTTTAAGTTTTCCTGTCTTGCAATAATAGGGCTTTTATTTCTGGCATCTGTTTTCATTGTTGCAAATACTATTCGTCTTGTATTTTATTCCCGCAAAATTGAGATTGAAATTATGCGAGTTGTTGGAGCCTCTGAAAGTTTTATTAAAGCGCCTTTTTATGTCCAAGGTATCATAAATGGTACACTTGGAGGAATACTTGGTATAGGAATACTTTTAGTAAGTTATTATAGCATTTCTTCGAATATCGCAGAAGATCTTTCTTTATGGGGTGTAAATATAAGATTTATTCCTATCGATATTATTTTAAAAATTATTCTTTCAAGTACATTAGTTGGTGTGTTAGGCTGTTACTTATCATTAAAACAATTTTCAGATGATGCATTATCATGA
- a CDS encoding peptidoglycan DD-metalloendopeptidase family protein, with protein MKVYTRYFIMPLIIFFFPFANVFCNDISNIQKQIDEKKAKINEIDKAEIAIIRELEEIDFFLNRATQKLSLIKSELVSINEKTNKTQVEYEKILYKINSQKDYISKRIVAIYKLGLLGEMATVASSRSIGDFLFNSRSLEYIVYYDLSALETYGHYLKELKSTQVMLEIQKNEKSALENDYRDQIETISIERLKRNSLLSDIRTKKSLLIAAIESLKKASSELDKKVSSLPNIDSAFPNKGDKKNFSSHKGLLNMPIKGKIVSVFGSHINTEFNIETFRSGIDIKAERGDPVKAVFEGNILFANWFKGYGNMMIIDHGDNYYSVYAHAEELFKKTGDFVEADEVIANVGDFGSFGDATLYFEIRHHGKPLDPIKWLNLN; from the coding sequence ATGAAAGTTTATACTCGTTATTTTATAATGCCTTTAATAATATTTTTTTTTCCATTTGCTAATGTTTTTTGTAATGATATTAGTAATATACAAAAACAAATTGATGAAAAAAAAGCAAAAATCAATGAGATTGATAAAGCAGAAATAGCTATAATAAGAGAGTTAGAGGAGATTGATTTTTTTTTGAACAGAGCTACACAAAAACTTAGTTTAATTAAATCTGAGCTTGTCTCAATAAATGAGAAAACTAATAAAACTCAAGTGGAATATGAGAAAATTCTATATAAAATTAACAGCCAAAAAGACTATATATCAAAAAGGATAGTTGCTATATATAAACTTGGGTTACTTGGAGAAATGGCGACCGTTGCTTCATCCCGTTCTATAGGCGATTTTTTATTTAACAGCAGGTCTTTAGAATATATCGTCTATTATGACCTCTCAGCTCTTGAAACCTATGGGCACTATTTAAAAGAATTAAAGTCAACACAAGTAATGCTTGAAATTCAAAAAAATGAAAAATCAGCATTAGAAAATGATTATAGAGATCAAATAGAAACCATATCTATAGAAAGGCTAAAACGTAATAGTCTTTTATCTGATATTCGAACAAAAAAATCTTTACTGATAGCGGCTATAGAATCTTTAAAGAAAGCGTCATCAGAGTTAGATAAAAAAGTAAGCAGTCTTCCTAATATAGATTCAGCTTTTCCAAACAAGGGAGATAAAAAAAATTTTTCATCCCATAAAGGATTGCTTAATATGCCAATAAAGGGTAAAATTGTTTCTGTTTTTGGTTCTCATATTAATACTGAATTTAATATTGAAACTTTTAGAAGCGGTATAGATATTAAGGCTGAAAGGGGAGATCCTGTAAAAGCCGTATTTGAAGGGAACATTCTTTTTGCTAATTGGTTTAAAGGTTATGGGAATATGATGATAATAGATCATGGTGATAATTATTATAGTGTTTATGCGCATGCCGAAGAGCTTTTTAAAAAAACTGGAGATTTTGTTGAAGCAGATGAAGTGATAGCTAATGTTGGAGATTTTGGTTCTTTTGGCGACGCAACTTTGTATTTTGAAATTAGACATCATGGGAAACCTCTTGATCCAATTAAATGGCTGAATTTAAATTGA
- a CDS encoding S41 family peptidase, with protein MKKSKLSSLKLTFLMSLAIFFSIVGTGSYRDSSAGSDETYKSLKIFSDVIEEIEKNYVDEVSTKDLIQKAIQGMVHSLDPHSSFMPPEAFEELQQDTKGEFGGIGIVISMKKDLLTVISPIEGTPAFKAGIKAGDIIIKVDGEPTKDMMLWEAVKKMRGEKGSNVLITVVRKGESDPLEFKLERDVIPLESVRYVMVKPGYGYIWITNFRESTVDDIEKALKEFESGKDPLKGLIIDLRDNPGGLLNQAVEVADIFLEKGAIVKIKGRLGKHTNVFNAHPDRIKRNYPIVVLINGGSASASEIVAGALQDHKRALILGTTSFGKGSVQTVKPLRDGYGLKFTIARYYTPNERSIQAEGIEPDIFVKPGAIKEPDEKKDDRILKEKDLDNHLEALPFEDKTKDKKEKKIKKDKKEDSDDEIKDDENDGEKELRRIDYVTGKIKVESLISDVQVKRALDILVSYEIFKNLKG; from the coding sequence ATGAAAAAAAGTAAATTAAGTAGTTTAAAATTAACATTCCTTATGAGTTTAGCAATTTTTTTTAGCATTGTAGGAACAGGATCCTATCGAGATTCATCCGCTGGAAGTGATGAAACCTATAAAAGTCTTAAAATATTTAGTGATGTTATCGAAGAGATAGAAAAAAATTATGTAGATGAAGTCAGTACAAAGGATCTTATACAAAAAGCTATCCAAGGTATGGTTCATAGTTTAGATCCTCACTCGTCTTTTATGCCTCCTGAAGCATTTGAAGAGCTTCAACAAGATACAAAAGGCGAGTTTGGAGGAATTGGTATAGTGATTAGTATGAAAAAAGACTTGCTTACAGTAATTTCTCCGATAGAAGGAACTCCTGCATTTAAAGCCGGCATAAAGGCTGGCGATATAATTATCAAAGTTGACGGAGAACCTACTAAAGATATGATGTTATGGGAAGCTGTAAAAAAAATGAGAGGAGAAAAAGGCTCTAATGTATTAATCACAGTAGTAAGAAAAGGAGAATCTGATCCTCTTGAATTTAAGCTTGAGAGAGATGTAATACCACTTGAAAGTGTAAGGTATGTAATGGTAAAACCAGGATACGGATATATATGGATTACTAACTTTAGAGAAAGCACTGTAGATGATATAGAAAAAGCCTTAAAAGAATTTGAGTCTGGAAAAGATCCACTAAAAGGACTTATTATTGACCTTAGAGACAATCCTGGCGGACTTCTTAATCAAGCAGTTGAAGTTGCAGATATATTCCTTGAAAAAGGAGCTATTGTAAAAATAAAAGGAAGGCTTGGAAAACATACCAATGTATTTAATGCCCATCCTGATAGAATAAAAAGAAATTATCCAATCGTAGTTTTAATTAATGGAGGTAGCGCAAGTGCATCTGAAATCGTTGCGGGCGCACTACAGGATCATAAAAGAGCGCTTATACTTGGAACCACTTCTTTTGGAAAAGGTTCAGTTCAAACTGTTAAGCCTTTAAGAGATGGATATGGTCTTAAATTTACCATAGCACGATATTATACTCCAAACGAAAGATCTATCCAGGCGGAGGGTATTGAGCCTGATATTTTTGTAAAACCAGGAGCTATAAAAGAACCTGATGAAAAAAAAGATGACCGTATTTTAAAAGAAAAGGACCTTGATAACCACCTTGAAGCACTTCCTTTTGAAGATAAAACTAAGGATAAAAAAGAGAAAAAAATAAAAAAAGATAAGAAAGAAGATAGTGATGATGAAATTAAAGATGATGAAAATGATGGAGAAAAAGAATTACGGAGAATTGACTATGTCACCGGAAAAATAAAAGTGGAATCTTTAATTTCAGATGTCCAAGTAAAAAGAGCGCTTGATATACTCGTCAGCTATGAAATATTTAAAAACCTTAAAGGATAG
- a CDS encoding response regulator, with protein MQKRIIAIDDEDSILDAYKTILAPHKQEIFALQNHAAGLEAELFGELADSKLNYDDEYEYELKTATQGEEGFKLIKEAKEMGEPFSIAFIDVRMPPGWDGIKTSQMIRQVDDAIEIVIVTAYSDKDRNEIVEKVGMPEKLLYLKKPFDSEEIKQLALSLTKKWELEKKAKKYTEYLEKVLISIKNIKTHDILSEKDITSSIFNEICMFLDFKKSIIAKNIDGEIIIQESKGFAKDELDLIVKNFPIEYSLKDSIFIMDKNIIIPLKDKHENIFVFAEVESFIDDTKLQILNLLTEASVELISLSKKQKICLRNEKMATVGQMATAILHEVNNPIQTISGTIDISKLYADSLFKNYNKIITSLKESVNKETSPEIYDIISTIETQFKVKEIYDKIRNTYKVLNTAVERVRRLMEKVRNFSKKKEKLDLRLNSIKDALDKTFELVNSTLKNNVVVHKDIDDDLFALCDIDSLNQVFLNIILNAVQAMKNKGELWISAKKKLKNIIISIKDSGPGIPESHKNFIFDAFYSTKPEGTGLGLSIVKRIVEEHKGTIHVDSENNKGTVFYIEIPIK; from the coding sequence ATGCAAAAAAGAATTATAGCTATTGATGATGAGGATTCCATTTTAGATGCTTATAAAACTATTTTAGCGCCTCATAAACAAGAAATTTTTGCACTTCAAAATCATGCTGCTGGATTGGAGGCAGAGTTATTTGGAGAATTAGCCGATTCAAAATTGAATTATGATGATGAATATGAATATGAATTAAAGACCGCAACTCAAGGTGAAGAGGGATTCAAGCTAATAAAAGAAGCAAAGGAAATGGGAGAACCTTTTTCGATTGCTTTTATTGATGTTAGAATGCCTCCAGGTTGGGACGGGATTAAGACTTCTCAAATGATTCGTCAAGTCGATGATGCAATTGAAATAGTTATTGTAACAGCATATTCTGATAAGGATAGAAATGAGATAGTTGAGAAGGTTGGAATGCCTGAAAAATTGCTTTATTTGAAGAAACCTTTTGATTCGGAAGAAATAAAGCAATTGGCTCTTTCATTAACAAAAAAATGGGAGCTTGAAAAAAAAGCAAAGAAATACACTGAATATTTAGAAAAAGTTTTAATATCAATAAAAAATATTAAAACTCATGATATCTTGTCGGAAAAAGATATAACTTCTTCGATATTTAATGAAATATGTATGTTTCTTGATTTTAAGAAAAGCATAATCGCTAAAAATATTGACGGAGAAATTATAATACAAGAATCTAAAGGCTTTGCAAAAGACGAGCTTGATTTGATCGTAAAAAATTTTCCTATTGAATATTCATTGAAAGATAGTATTTTCATAATGGATAAAAACATAATCATTCCTTTAAAAGATAAACATGAGAATATATTTGTATTTGCGGAAGTAGAATCATTTATTGATGATACAAAGTTGCAGATTCTTAATCTGTTAACGGAAGCATCTGTAGAACTTATAAGTCTATCAAAAAAGCAGAAGATATGTTTAAGAAACGAAAAAATGGCTACAGTCGGACAAATGGCGACAGCTATTCTACATGAAGTTAATAATCCGATTCAAACAATTTCTGGAACCATTGATATATCTAAATTGTATGCGGATTCTCTATTTAAAAATTACAACAAAATTATAACTTCTTTAAAAGAATCAGTAAATAAAGAAACTTCACCTGAAATCTATGATATAATTTCTACAATTGAAACTCAATTTAAAGTTAAAGAGATATATGATAAAATAAGAAATACCTATAAAGTATTGAATACTGCAGTAGAGCGGGTTCGAAGATTAATGGAAAAGGTAAGAAATTTTTCTAAGAAAAAAGAAAAATTAGATTTAAGATTAAATAGTATAAAAGATGCTTTAGATAAAACCTTCGAACTGGTCAACAGCACTCTAAAAAATAATGTGGTTGTGCATAAAGATATAGATGATGATTTATTTGCGCTTTGTGATATAGATAGTCTTAATCAGGTTTTTTTGAATATTATTTTGAATGCAGTTCAGGCTATGAAGAATAAAGGAGAATTATGGATAAGCGCCAAAAAAAAATTAAAAAATATTATTATTTCAATCAAAGATTCAGGGCCAGGAATTCCTGAATCCCATAAGAATTTTATATTCGATGCTTTTTATTCAACAAAACCAGAAGGGACGGGTCTTGGTCTTTCTATAGTTAAGAGAATCGTTGAAGAGCATAAAGGAACAATACATGTAGATTCGGAAAACAATAAGGGGACAGTATTCTATATCGAAATACCAATTAAGTGA